Below is a window of Macadamia integrifolia cultivar HAES 741 chromosome 8, SCU_Mint_v3, whole genome shotgun sequence DNA.
GATACGTACAAACTACTAAGGTGAAGAGTGAAtgaacctttttcttttttaaggctAGAAAAGGAAGAGTGAAGGAACAGTAACGATTTCCCCATCGTTTTCACCATGCATCGTGAATCATGACTCGCGATTCGTGATTGAAGCTATGAACAGACGTGGCCCATGATGAAGGCGATGGACCCCTTTGTCACCATGTAGAGATTCTGTGCATAAGTGCATATGAGTTATGACCACACATGTCATTCAAAGTGGTTAAAATCTTAACACCACCCTGGGCCCACACACAAGCACAAGCTAAAGTTATCCTTCAGATAAAATgcctttcatttttttgttgtcATTTATCCAATTGCATTGACGGTGAATAATGAAGGAATTCCTTTTAAACCGTGTTGCCTAAGAAAAATTCAGATCACCCAACCCTTGACAAATTCTTACTTTTTAGAATTCAAagcaattattattattattattttttttcagaggGATCGGATGCAGATAAAggaggattaaaaaaaaaaaaaaaaaaaaaacaagaggttcaaacttgaaacCTCTTGAAAGCATGAGCTTTACTACATAAAGCTCCAACCAATTACCCTAGTGGTTATTCTCAAACAATGTGATCTCTATTCGAGATCTATAGCAACATGGTGGACCTTAGATATATTTCTATCGGGAATGACTAATTGGAACTGTCTTATAGCAAGTGGTGCAAAATGGATGGTTCAAAGGGCACAGAACAATAAGCAGAAAATTGAGTCTAGCTACTGTTATATATCactaaggaaaaaaatttcacaatactagaatgcaattttcatctcatttgaatttttttttttattattcaaaacCACCATTAGTGTGGCGTGAAGATTCTTCCCCACAATGGCACTGTGGGGAAGTTTCTGTATCAAGTGGCTAATCTAATTTATTTATCATCGTATTTTgatgaaaatgaataaataagagAATGATGTACATACTATATAGTATCGATGGTACATGCCCCCTCACGGTTTTGATGCATTCACTCTTTCCTTAATGACCATGTGAGCTCCTATATATGCATTGTAaggctctccctcttctctctgATGTGCCTATCGACTTGACATGCGACATGTCAATTCTCACGGTTTTGATGCATTCACTCTTTTCTTAACGACCATGTGGATTCCTATATATGCATTGtaattctctccctcctctctcatGTACCTATTGACTTGACATGCGACATGACAATACATGTAAGCAATGCATAAATCCCTCTCCccattgaataaaaaataaacagaaagGAGAAAGCACAAAAAAATCTGACCCCTTAGATACCCTTACTCAATCTTTGACCAGCGAGTGCACAACTAACAGGGGCCAACCCGACCCTTGAATTTTGTAGATCGAATTCCATCCACAGATTTTGTTGATGATAATGGCCAATGATGTACGCCTCCACACCCATCAGATCCGAATTCCCAAAGGTGAAGCAATACACCTGATCCCCACCTCGCACTTCCCCTGCAACCTTGTACAACAGCCATTCTCCAGGTACCCTCATCTCGGCCCCACGAAACACCAGACTCACCGTCGGTAGAACAGGCAGGGTCGACCGATTCAGGGATACCCGGAAACACAAGTCCATGGTCCCCTGGAAGACGAAGTTGGAATCCTCCAGAACCGTCAAGATTCCTCGCGTCTGCTCCATGAACTCGTTCCTGAGGGCACTGTAGGCCGAGCCCAGTAGGAAGGTGAACTGAGTCCCTGAGTCAACCATCGTCTGACCCGCTCCGGTGTGGTCCGGTACGAAAACCGATTTGGGCAGCGGGAGCAGCTTGTCGGACACCTTAATCCCTTCCAGCTGAACCGTGTAGGCGGCTCGGTCGAAGTAAGGCAATGGAGTCGAGATTTGAATCAGTGGCGTATAGTTTAAGGGTTGGAGCCAGGAGAAGTTGCTGCCGCTGCCGCCGCCGCCGAGTAGTAAAACTCCCCAGGAATCGCGGTCGGAGATGCAATAGGAGAATCTCTGGAAACCCATTTGAGAAACAAATGAGAGAGCCCCTCGATTCATGCCCATTAACCCTGTCGTCTTGGAATCTTCTTCGGTGGTCGAACTGAATCCCGAGTCCATGCAGCCGAAGATCGTTCCCGGAGAGGCGGAGCTTCCGATACGGAACGTGTCGAACGCGAGGTTGCCTTCGCTGGAGGAGGCATCAGCGTAGGACAGCGTGACATGGCAGAGCTTCCTGGAGTCGCACGAAGCTGGTATGGGGAGGTCTCTGGTTCTTTTCGTACATGTGGGGGAGGAGCAGGGGATAACAGAGTAGGAAGAAGAGCGGAGCCGGTCGAAGGTGGAGAGcagatttggggttttgttgCAGTGAAGCCAAGACAGCTCGCTTCCGGTGTCAATGACCACAGAAACGTTCTGAGGCGGATTCCCAACAGTGAGAGAGGCTGTTAAGCTCACATTATGGTGGAAAGAGACTTTGTTCGGTGGCTTAGGGATGGAACTGGATGGGATCATCTGGGTTTTCAAGGGTAGGACAACTGCTGCTCTGGATTGTTTGGAACAGGTGGAGAAGCAAGATTGAGACAGAATAAAGAAGACGACGAAGAAGAACAGATGAGCAGTAAGCAGAGTTGCCatgttgcagagagagagatcctTAGAATCCTTAGAAATGAGGGAGATATCCAGCAAGCAATGTTTCAATTCTCTCGGTTTCTGGGTTTTGTAGCTGTCCGTAGCCAAACTGGGTAAGTTACTTTCTTGTCTGAGTGGTTTGAGAATAAAATCTGTACCATTCCTCACCAATGTCTCTGTTAGATGCTAAATTGATTTACAAAatgcttcctttctttttctaattaCAACTGTTCATTCCCCATTGGCGAAGTAATTTTGGAATCTGTAACTCTGCTTGAGAAGCAAACTTGGTTGGGTTAATCagaatgtttgattttgatatgTACCTCGAAAATTGTAAGTGAAAGACAACCTTTGGAAAGCTACCTTCTTGTCTTCCCTGTTTGCTTACCAGAGTAGTAATAGTACAGTAAAAGGAAAAACTAAAATGACAGCGTTAAACCCCTAGCTTAAAACATGGAGAAAGCTCAGTGGACACTGgtattaagaagaaaaggacAATTATAATTGAAAACGGAGTACTTGGAAGACTAATGCATGGAGAATGGAGATTTGGAGATGCAATCTAATGGAGGAAttgaaatatttgaaaatagTGGTTGGAGATAGCAAAAAGCCATCGATAAATTTAATGGATGACTGCGTGTCATCAAGGTCTCACTCTGCGACAAGAAGCCGTGTAATTGTAATTAAATAAGGGCTTAGACTTTTCATGGAGACAGTAAAGGGCAGAGAAGACTCTGGTATAGGGAGAAGAACGACCTTCCCCTCCCCCATATAGATGAGGCCCTACTTTACATCATCTTTGTATCTCAATCATTcaaaaagagaaattttcttttggtaccatcactttttccttttttttctgcttCTACAACATTATCTTATCTTTTTCCTTAAATTTGACTGGTGGATTCTAATGGAGCTCCTGAGACTTGAGAGGAGAAAAAACTCTTGATTTAAATTAAGAGAAGGGAAATAAGATCTTAACCACTCCAAGATTGATACATCCTACCTAACCCAACTTCAATCTTTTGGGAAATCAAGACTACTGATTCAAGTTGAAGTTTGAGTTTGAAGCAATGGTTTTTGCTTGTTGGAGCCAGTCTGTATGAACTGGCTGGCTCAGTTTGTGGAACAAAGCGATTCAGAATGTTGGTGTCTCTGAGTATCAGGTAAACCAGTTTGAATTCAAGGAAGGGAGTCATGTCTGGTCTTTAAAGAATTACCTCTTTGATTGGAGTAATTTGACGATGTAACCACTCACCAACCAGATTCCAGTCTTCCTATCTAAATAAAACATCATAGAACATTTTCGGGGTTCCTTTGCTGCCAACCTTTTTGCCTGCCATCAAGCCTTTGTCGGATGACTTAGGCCCGCAGCCCTCATCCCAACCCTTGTGTCCCAACACACACATGTACACACACCCCCCAAGTGTTTGtatatttgaatttttactaATTTACAAAGAGACACTAAGAAGTATTTATTTAGTCCAGAAATGAGAGgatgacttaggcatcagagagttcTTCGTCAGGTCAGTTCGAttctcccttattttctcttctgTACAGATCGACTGGAGCATCAAGAGCTACAAAGAAGATCGACTGGTTAATTTTTATTACATCAGGGCCATTTAGAATTATCATTTTTGACACTCTTCCCATTTAATGAGGAACATTTTGGTATTTACTTGTCTGGCACGAGGACTCTACCTACTTGCATGTCTTTATACCCAGAGACATGACCTATGTACCTAGGTGTGGAAAATGCAAGCTGACaggattcttttttccttagtTTTGTCTAAGGAATCAGAATCGAAATCGAATATCGGTTATTTGCATCAGGGGAGGGTCAATCATATCGGTAATATTGGAAAAAGGAGGGTAAAGTGGTTAAAAAGCTTACGTATCAGTTTTTTGAAGGGCAATCCGACCCAGCCTGAGACGGCCAattgtatcggtattggtattggagaACTTATTCGGTGGAGATCGACCTGATAATTTTGCGTCGTTGAACCTGGGGGTTGTACATGTCAACATGTGAATGGTTTGGCCGATGAAACGTCTCATATATCCGTCTATCAACGTGAGAGCCCATCAATGGAATGTGCGTAGACGAGGTTGTTCCGTCGTCCCTGACTCCCTGTCAAACTCaaaaacaaaacctaaaaaGACGAATCACCATTGTCACCCTCTGTAACAAGTATGCTTTCGCTGTTAAAAATGGGTTTGGCCAGGAAGGTACGAAGGCAGCTTAGCCTCTGTATTCACGGTTCAAGGTATCGGAATTAACTGTATCGGTTGTTAAAGTTGGGTTTGGCCATTGCGGCCCCTCAATGGCCAACCTTCCTCCCGGGTAGCAAGCTCCTTGGTGACTGATGTCATCCACTTTCGGTCTCAGTTTATTTCTGTATTATTTAGGTTTATAAAAAGATCACAGAATTCCTGTGCTGACTCTCACCTCGGGTGCATCCAGGCTTCATATCTCTCGTGTTGTGGTGGTTCCGTCCACCTCTTTCATTGCAAATCCGCACTTCACTGTCAGGAAATTCTCCGTGGCTGCTTtcaatgaatgaaaattttattttttaacataaaaattaaaaaattaaaaaattaaaaaaaaaacagtaaaaaacgACCAGAAAACAATTTATGGTCTAACCCAAATTGGTTGCCTGGTTCATTCCGAATTTCAAGACCGAAATGTGGGCACATGCCACCTGTCTTACATATTTATTTTGgggctttgttttcttttcacaacctaaaggaaaaggaggggggggggggatttctTGTATGGCCCTAATAACGGTGAGACTCAAATGTGGACAAGTAGAGCTACGTACGTGTGTATCTAATTTTACTCTTATGGAGTTGGCCTTTTTCTTTGGAGGATAAATATCAAGTTGGCCGGATAAAGCttttaaaaccttcaaagaaaaTGACCTGTTGTATCAAGTTCCAAATTTACCTAGAGAGGGATTGGGGATTGAAATATAATGTATCTTTCGGACGAGATAACGTTGTTCGATAGCACGAACGACTAATGGGAGGACAAGCACAAGCATCTTTAGTGTGAGGTTATGCGGTTTTTTTCACATCCACTGAGTCTTGGTGTAAGTACACCCTATTGGGTAGTGTTGTTTCTCTCATatcttttatatttaaaaattataaatttcaataaaaggaaaataaaaatacaagaaaaaatgaTAATGGGCATCACAACTAGGGGTgagaaaataatatttatttaaagtAGAGCGGAAACTCTTCAAATTTGGCATAGGAATGCTTAAACACAACTGGGCATGAAAATACCCAATTATGGTGGGGCTGTTGGGTCTTTTCATATCCAGTTGTATCTAGGCATTTCCTACGGCAAACCAAcatggttctttttttcttgtttaaaaTTAGGAAAATGGTTGTGCTCACAGTCGGAGTTAACTGTGTATCTCGGTgtattttttcttaaagaaaaatttCCCTCGTATTATTGAATGCATTAGAATTTTTTACCAACCGTTAACCCCAAAAGATGACCCCTCTTTTGCGAAGCGAGCGAGCCTCATCATCAGACCAAGGTTTTAGGTATTGAGATtacattgaattgaatgatgTAAGATCAGGGGTATTAGAATAGAGGAAAGCAAAATGGTCCAAAAGAACAGAATATCAATATTTTGAGGGGTAAATTAGTCCAATCATGTCTGATATAGCTGATCCTTGGATCATATTGATATCAATTTCAAGTATCAATCACCAATACCAATGTTGATGTTATGCATTAAAATCCACACTTAGACCCAGTTATTAAAGAAATTTAGCTactacccaaattgtaattactgtaaattttaatattttttaaagggaaaatgACATGCATGCTAAGCAGAATACCCATGTattaggtatgctagcaagccttgaccgttggattagaAGTGTCAAATCTACCTCGTTAGTACTTGTTGTCTTACCTAATCTACTCAGCCCCGACACTCTAccttcactcttcttctcctttactATCTCCATCTCCGTCACTGTCACCGTCTTCGTCACCGGCGAGATCGACAGCCTCATGATCAAAGCAGTGACAGAGATATGGGTTTCATTGTCGTGatcagagaagaaaaggaacTAATCTATTgccaaagaaaaagagagagagcagtGGCTCCACCTGAAGGGGCTCAGTTGAGGAAGTGAAATGGGGTAGAGTAGAAGACATCACTTTGCTCTCCCGTGGTGGCCTTGGTCAGCATGAGGAGACCATTGGATGTGATCTCTGCTACGAGTCTAGCTCAATGCCATTACTTGCGCCTTCGAATCCATTATAGGTGAAACCAACAATCTCTCATTGCGAGGCTCCCCTAATTCTCACGAGAAGGAACAAAACCGTatacttgaaaatagaaaccatGGCATCCAGATTTTGGAACACTAGAGTCTAAACCACCGCACCTCAAAGTTCTCTATCGCTCTTTCACATTTTGTCTTCGTGATCCATAGCAGTAAACCAGCGAGGGCAGAGAAATGGCTGGCCAGCCATGGCGATCAATCCCACTTCAAATTGATATAATTGAATTATGGAGATGATCGGTATACAGTAATGTCGTAGTATTATGGATCTTCCATCATTGCCCATGGGATTCTGGCTACGTTTCTCCCATTACCCTGATTTGTGCGGTCATAGGACCCCTAACCCTaacatcctcatatttttttttccatctctctctgAAACTGTTAtggtaaacttttttttttttatttgcaacaGATCAGTTGCAGCACCGTGCgggaagaggggaagaagagtgAACGCCCCGACCATGAGGCTGTCGATCTCGAAGATGACAGTGACGGAGACAGAGATggagataaattttttttttctgcaatagATCAGTTGCAGAGCCGTGCgggaagaggggaagaagagtgAACGCCCCGACCATGATGCCGTTGATGTCGACGATGACAATAATGGAGACAGAGACGGagataaactttttttttctgcaatagATCAGTTGCAGAGCCGTGcgggaagaggggagagaaagaggggaagaagagtgAACGCCAGGACCATGAGGCTGTCGATCTCGTTGGTGACAGAGACAGTGATGGTGACAGAGAAGGAgatagtgagggagaagaagagtgacAGTAGAGCGTCGGGGCTAGGTAGGTTAGGTAAGATAACAAGTATCCAACAGTGTAATTTAACTCTTCTAGTCTAACGATCAAGGCTTGTTTACATACTTGATACCTGGGTATCTTGTTAGCATACCTAcccctctcccttttttaaaatatcttttaagattttatttcttaaaaaagaATAGCTAAATTTCATTCCCAGCTACCCAGACGGAGAGAGCACATAACAGTCACCGTATGAACGTGCCCAACAACCTATGTTGACCCTACAACAAAGGAGTCCCACAACGGGC
It encodes the following:
- the LOC122085975 gene encoding aspartic proteinase PCS1; translation: MATLLTAHLFFFVVFFILSQSCFSTCSKQSRAAVVLPLKTQMIPSSSIPKPPNKVSFHHNVSLTASLTVGNPPQNVSVVIDTGSELSWLHCNKTPNLLSTFDRLRSSSYSVIPCSSPTCTKRTRDLPIPASCDSRKLCHVTLSYADASSSEGNLAFDTFRIGSSASPGTIFGCMDSGFSSTTEEDSKTTGLMGMNRGALSFVSQMGFQRFSYCISDRDSWGVLLLGGGGSGSNFSWLQPLNYTPLIQISTPLPYFDRAAYTVQLEGIKVSDKLLPLPKSVFVPDHTGAGQTMVDSGTQFTFLLGSAYSALRNEFMEQTRGILTVLEDSNFVFQGTMDLCFRVSLNRSTLPVLPTVSLVFRGAEMRVPGEWLLYKVAGEVRGGDQVYCFTFGNSDLMGVEAYIIGHYHQQNLWMEFDLQNSRVGLAPVSCALAGQRLSKGI